The Aedes aegypti strain LVP_AGWG chromosome 3, AaegL5.0 Primary Assembly, whole genome shotgun sequence genome contains a region encoding:
- the LOC5575781 gene encoding pyridoxine-5'-phosphate oxidase: MILNIARRMSTVDIAALRIKYKEKKDIFHESSIQVKEPFSLFRKWFDEACNTSEIIEPNAMCLATATKDAIPSARFVLLKDITDQGFTFFTNYGSRKAAEIAENPNVALTFYWLPLRRSVRIEGSAEKISREESEAYFHQRPRASQIGALASPQSQAIPSREYLDQKEQAIKDELGPEGVVPLPNWGGYLVRPSTIEFWQGQTNRLHDRIRFRQKLKGGETVDGEVLHQGESGWFYDRLAP, translated from the exons ATGATATTGAACATTGCTCGCAGAATGTCCACTGTCGATATAGCTG ctTTACGAATAAAATATAAGGAAAAGAAGGACATTTTCCATGAATCCAGCATCCAGGTGAAGGAACCATTTAGTCTATTTCGAAAATGGTTCGACGAGGCATGCAATACATCGGAGATCATTGAGCCAAATGCAATGTGCCTGGCAACAGCAACAAA GGATGCTATTCCGTCAGCACGGTTTGTGTTGTTAAAAGACATCACCGACCAGGGTTTCACCTTTTTTACCAACTACGGAAGTCGCAAAGCAGCTGAAATT GCTGAAAACCCCAACGTGGCCCTCACGTTCTACTGGTTGCCCCTGAGACGATCTGTTCGCATCGAAGGTTCGGCGGAGAAAATATCCCGCGAAGAGTCGGAAGCCTACTTTCATCAGCGTCCCCGTGCCAGTCAAATCGGTGCCTTGGCGAGTCCCCAGAGCCAAGCGATTCCGAGCCGCGAGTATCTGGACCAAAAGGAGCAAGCCATCAAGGATGAGTTGGGACCGGAAGGAGTGGTTCCCCTGCCCAACTGGGGTGGATACTTGGTGCGGCCGAGCACGATAGAGTTTTGGCAGGGACAGACCAACAGGTTGCATGACCGTATTCGATTCCGGCAGAAGTTGAAGGGTGGCGAAACGGTTGACGGAGAAGTGTTGCATCAGGGAGAAAGTGGTTGGTTTTATGATAGATTGGCTCCGTGA